The following coding sequences lie in one Salvelinus fontinalis isolate EN_2023a chromosome 21, ASM2944872v1, whole genome shotgun sequence genomic window:
- the LOC129818471 gene encoding G-protein-signaling modulator 1-like isoform X4, giving the protein MAQSANGVDQDLASKRLHTRMEASCLELALEGERLCKAGDFKGGTAFFEAAVQVGTEDLKTLSAIYSQLGNAYFYLKEYGKALEYHRHDLTLARTIGDRIGEGKASGNLGNTLKVLGRFDEATVCCQRHLDISQEQGDKVGEARALYNIGNVFHAKGKQQLWGCTQDPGDLSPVVRDTLQRATSFYEMNLCLVKELGDRAAQGRAFGNLGNTHYLLGNFVEAIKFHRQRLSIAKEFGDKAAERRAYSNLGNALIFLGQFNTATEYYRKTLQLSRQLKDQVMEAQACYSLGNTYTLMQQYERAIDYHLKHLLIAHELTDRVGEGRACWSLGNAYVSLRNHRQALHYARKYLDISREVTSDHCSYTTKEIGDRNGELTARMNVEQMMEALGVNESDLSSCGSELDVQGARPKFTKRNSMDSVELWKYSTDKIGDSQDVDSISRRTKSQQSQPGRGKGYPDSQSSDDRRWLESPVDTDDITVQVPPPKLGRDPSDEDCFFDLLSKFQSSRMDDQRCHLDDPNEENGENGENGGAVSLNEMLDPTLITSPQTEELFDLIVSSQSRRLDDQRVSVSNLPGLRITHNNLGHLCVDADPQEPSDDFFNMLMKCQSSRIDDQRCSPPEGGPRAPTVPDEDFFSLIQRVQAKRMDEQRVHLPSDEQDGPDSDPEPPSGDSS; this is encoded by the exons gatgGAGGCCTCATGTCTGGAGTTGgccctggagggagagaggctgtgTAAGGCGGGGGATTTTAAAGGGGGGACAGCATTTTTCGAGGCGGCTGTGCAGGTGGGAACAGAAGACCTGAAGACCCTCAGTGCCATCTACAGCCAACTGGGCAATGCCTACTTTTACCTGAAGGAATACGGCAAGGCCCTGGAGTACCACAGACACGACCTCACTCTGGCCAG GACAATAGGGGACAGGATAGGGGAGGGGAAAGCCAGCGGTAACCTTGGAAACACACTGAAGGTTTTGGGGCGTTTCGACGAGGCAACGGTGTGCTGTCAGAGACACCTGGACATCTCTCAAGAGCAGGGGGACaag GTGGGAGAGGCCAGGGCTCTGTATAATATAGGGAATGTGTTCCATGCCAAAGGAAAGCAGCAGCTATGGGGCTGTACCCAGGACCCTGGGGACCTCTCACCAGTCGTCAGAGATACACTGCAAAGGGCTACTAGCTTCTATGA GATGAATCTATGTCTGGTCAAAGAGCTGGGCGACCGAGCTGCTCAGGGCAGGGCCTTCGGTAACCTAGGCAACACCCACTACTTGCTGGGAAATTTTGTGGAGGCCATCAAATTCCACAGACAG AGACTGTCCATCGCCAAGGAGTTTGGTGACAAAGCAGCTGAACGTAGAGCCTATAGTAACCTAGGCAACGCTCTGATTTTCCTGGGACAGTTTAACACTGCCACGGAGTACTACAG GAAAACTCTGCAGCTGTCTCGTCAGTTGAAGGACCAGGTGATGGAGGCGCAGGCGTGTTACAGCCTGGGGAACACCTACACTTTGATGCAGCAGTACGAGAGAGCCATAGACTACCACCTCAAACACCTCCTCATAGCCCATGAGCTCACCGACAG GGTTGGTGAGGGCCGTGCCTGCTGGAGTCTGGGAAATGCCTATGTGTCTTTACGGAACCATCGGCAGGCCCTGCACTACGCCCGCAAATACCTCGACATTTCCAGAGAGGTAACTAGTGACCACTGCAGCTACACAACAAAGGAG ATTGGGGACAGGAATGGCGAGTTGACTGCCAGGATGAACGTGGAGCAGATGATGGAGGCTCTGGGGGTCAACGAGAGTGACCTTTCATCATGTGGGTCAGAGTTGGATGTGCAAG gaGCCAGACCAAAATTTACCAAGAGAAACAGCATGGACAGTGTCGAACTGTGGAAGTACTCGACAGATAAG ATTGGAGACAGCCAGGACGTGGACAGTATATCCCGGAGAACCAAGAGTCAGCAGTCTCAGCCAGGCAGAGGGAAGGGCTACCCCGATAGCCAGTCCTCAGATGACAGGCGATGGTTGGAATCCCCTGTGGACACCGATGACATAACTGTCCAAGTCCCGCCTCCA AAGCTAGGTCGTGACCCCTCCGATGAGGACTGCTTCTTTGACCTTCTCAGCAAGTTCCAGAGCAGCCGCATGGACGACCAGCGCTGCCACCTAGACGACCCGAACGAAGAGAATGGAGAAAATGGCGAGAACGGAGGGGCCGTCTCTCTCAATGAAATGCTAG ACCCTACACTCATCACCTCACCCCAGACAGAGGAGCTATTTGACCTGATCGTCAGTTCCCAGAGCCGTCGCCTGGACGACCAGCGGGTCAGCGTCAGCAACTTACCCGGCCTCAGGATCACCCATAACAACCTGGGCCACCTGTGTGTCGATGCAGACCCCCAGGAGCCCAGCGATGACTTCTTCAACATGCTCATGAAGTGCCAG TCCTCCAGGATCGATGACCAACGGTGTTCCCCACCAGAAGGGGGGCCCCGGGCCCCCACGGTGCCTGACGAGGACTTCTTTAGTCTGATCCAGAGGGTACAGGCCAAGCGCATGGACGAGCAGCGGGTCCACCTCCCATCAGATGAACAGGACGGGCCCGACTCCGACCCAGAACCACCCTCTGGAGACTCCAGCTAG
- the LOC129818471 gene encoding G-protein-signaling modulator 1-like isoform X1 has protein sequence MSSNSCHLTGAQSAVCRLVHRGFRPRALLRPIRLELGVYVEKTRTKQKHRMEASCLELALEGERLCKAGDFKGGTAFFEAAVQVGTEDLKTLSAIYSQLGNAYFYLKEYGKALEYHRHDLTLARTIGDRIGEGKASGNLGNTLKVLGRFDEATVCCQRHLDISQEQGDKVGEARALYNIGNVFHAKGKQQLWGCTQDPGDLSPVVRDTLQRATSFYEMNLCLVKELGDRAAQGRAFGNLGNTHYLLGNFVEAIKFHRQRLSIAKEFGDKAAERRAYSNLGNALIFLGQFNTATEYYRKTLQLSRQLKDQVMEAQACYSLGNTYTLMQQYERAIDYHLKHLLIAHELTDRVGEGRACWSLGNAYVSLRNHRQALHYARKYLDISREVTSDHCSYTTKEIGDRNGELTARMNVEQMMEALGVNESDLSSCGSELDVQGARPKFTKRNSMDSVELWKYSTDKIGDSQDVDSISRRTKSQQSQPGRGKGYPDSQSSDDRRWLESPVDTDDITVQVPPPKLGRDPSDEDCFFDLLSKFQSSRMDDQRCHLDDPNEENGENGENGGAVSLNEMLDPTLITSPQTEELFDLIVSSQSRRLDDQRVSVSNLPGLRITHNNLGHLCVDADPQEPSDDFFNMLMKCQSSRIDDQRCSPPEGGPRAPTVPDEDFFSLIQRVQAKRMDEQRVHLPSDEQDGPDSDPEPPSGDSS, from the exons gatgGAGGCCTCATGTCTGGAGTTGgccctggagggagagaggctgtgTAAGGCGGGGGATTTTAAAGGGGGGACAGCATTTTTCGAGGCGGCTGTGCAGGTGGGAACAGAAGACCTGAAGACCCTCAGTGCCATCTACAGCCAACTGGGCAATGCCTACTTTTACCTGAAGGAATACGGCAAGGCCCTGGAGTACCACAGACACGACCTCACTCTGGCCAG GACAATAGGGGACAGGATAGGGGAGGGGAAAGCCAGCGGTAACCTTGGAAACACACTGAAGGTTTTGGGGCGTTTCGACGAGGCAACGGTGTGCTGTCAGAGACACCTGGACATCTCTCAAGAGCAGGGGGACaag GTGGGAGAGGCCAGGGCTCTGTATAATATAGGGAATGTGTTCCATGCCAAAGGAAAGCAGCAGCTATGGGGCTGTACCCAGGACCCTGGGGACCTCTCACCAGTCGTCAGAGATACACTGCAAAGGGCTACTAGCTTCTATGA GATGAATCTATGTCTGGTCAAAGAGCTGGGCGACCGAGCTGCTCAGGGCAGGGCCTTCGGTAACCTAGGCAACACCCACTACTTGCTGGGAAATTTTGTGGAGGCCATCAAATTCCACAGACAG AGACTGTCCATCGCCAAGGAGTTTGGTGACAAAGCAGCTGAACGTAGAGCCTATAGTAACCTAGGCAACGCTCTGATTTTCCTGGGACAGTTTAACACTGCCACGGAGTACTACAG GAAAACTCTGCAGCTGTCTCGTCAGTTGAAGGACCAGGTGATGGAGGCGCAGGCGTGTTACAGCCTGGGGAACACCTACACTTTGATGCAGCAGTACGAGAGAGCCATAGACTACCACCTCAAACACCTCCTCATAGCCCATGAGCTCACCGACAG GGTTGGTGAGGGCCGTGCCTGCTGGAGTCTGGGAAATGCCTATGTGTCTTTACGGAACCATCGGCAGGCCCTGCACTACGCCCGCAAATACCTCGACATTTCCAGAGAGGTAACTAGTGACCACTGCAGCTACACAACAAAGGAG ATTGGGGACAGGAATGGCGAGTTGACTGCCAGGATGAACGTGGAGCAGATGATGGAGGCTCTGGGGGTCAACGAGAGTGACCTTTCATCATGTGGGTCAGAGTTGGATGTGCAAG gaGCCAGACCAAAATTTACCAAGAGAAACAGCATGGACAGTGTCGAACTGTGGAAGTACTCGACAGATAAG ATTGGAGACAGCCAGGACGTGGACAGTATATCCCGGAGAACCAAGAGTCAGCAGTCTCAGCCAGGCAGAGGGAAGGGCTACCCCGATAGCCAGTCCTCAGATGACAGGCGATGGTTGGAATCCCCTGTGGACACCGATGACATAACTGTCCAAGTCCCGCCTCCA AAGCTAGGTCGTGACCCCTCCGATGAGGACTGCTTCTTTGACCTTCTCAGCAAGTTCCAGAGCAGCCGCATGGACGACCAGCGCTGCCACCTAGACGACCCGAACGAAGAGAATGGAGAAAATGGCGAGAACGGAGGGGCCGTCTCTCTCAATGAAATGCTAG ACCCTACACTCATCACCTCACCCCAGACAGAGGAGCTATTTGACCTGATCGTCAGTTCCCAGAGCCGTCGCCTGGACGACCAGCGGGTCAGCGTCAGCAACTTACCCGGCCTCAGGATCACCCATAACAACCTGGGCCACCTGTGTGTCGATGCAGACCCCCAGGAGCCCAGCGATGACTTCTTCAACATGCTCATGAAGTGCCAG TCCTCCAGGATCGATGACCAACGGTGTTCCCCACCAGAAGGGGGGCCCCGGGCCCCCACGGTGCCTGACGAGGACTTCTTTAGTCTGATCCAGAGGGTACAGGCCAAGCGCATGGACGAGCAGCGGGTCCACCTCCCATCAGATGAACAGGACGGGCCCGACTCCGACCCAGAACCACCCTCTGGAGACTCCAGCTAG
- the LOC129818471 gene encoding G-protein-signaling modulator 1-like isoform X2, translating into MSSNSCHLTGAQSAVCRLVHRGFRPRALLRPIRLELGVYVEKTRTKQKHRMEASCLELALEGERLCKAGDFKGGTAFFEAAVQVGTEDLKTLSAIYSQLGNAYFYLKEYGKALEYHRHDLTLARTIGDRIGEGKASGNLGNTLKVLGRFDEATVCCQRHLDISQEQGDKVGEARALYNIGNVFHAKGKQQLWGCTQDPGDLSPVVRDTLQRATSFYEMNLCLVKELGDRAAQGRAFGNLGNTHYLLGNFVEAIKFHRQRLSIAKEFGDKAAERRAYSNLGNALIFLGQFNTATEYYRKTLQLSRQLKDQVMEAQACYSLGNTYTLMQQYERAIDYHLKHLLIAHELTDRVGEGRACWSLGNAYVSLRNHRQALHYARKYLDISREVTSDHCSYTTKEIGDRNGELTARMNVEQMMEALGVNESDLSSCGSELDVQGARPKFTKRNSMDSVELWKYSTDKIGDSQDVDSISRRTKSQQSQPGRGKGYPDSQSSDDRRWLESPVDTDDITVQVPPPLGRDPSDEDCFFDLLSKFQSSRMDDQRCHLDDPNEENGENGENGGAVSLNEMLDPTLITSPQTEELFDLIVSSQSRRLDDQRVSVSNLPGLRITHNNLGHLCVDADPQEPSDDFFNMLMKCQSSRIDDQRCSPPEGGPRAPTVPDEDFFSLIQRVQAKRMDEQRVHLPSDEQDGPDSDPEPPSGDSS; encoded by the exons gatgGAGGCCTCATGTCTGGAGTTGgccctggagggagagaggctgtgTAAGGCGGGGGATTTTAAAGGGGGGACAGCATTTTTCGAGGCGGCTGTGCAGGTGGGAACAGAAGACCTGAAGACCCTCAGTGCCATCTACAGCCAACTGGGCAATGCCTACTTTTACCTGAAGGAATACGGCAAGGCCCTGGAGTACCACAGACACGACCTCACTCTGGCCAG GACAATAGGGGACAGGATAGGGGAGGGGAAAGCCAGCGGTAACCTTGGAAACACACTGAAGGTTTTGGGGCGTTTCGACGAGGCAACGGTGTGCTGTCAGAGACACCTGGACATCTCTCAAGAGCAGGGGGACaag GTGGGAGAGGCCAGGGCTCTGTATAATATAGGGAATGTGTTCCATGCCAAAGGAAAGCAGCAGCTATGGGGCTGTACCCAGGACCCTGGGGACCTCTCACCAGTCGTCAGAGATACACTGCAAAGGGCTACTAGCTTCTATGA GATGAATCTATGTCTGGTCAAAGAGCTGGGCGACCGAGCTGCTCAGGGCAGGGCCTTCGGTAACCTAGGCAACACCCACTACTTGCTGGGAAATTTTGTGGAGGCCATCAAATTCCACAGACAG AGACTGTCCATCGCCAAGGAGTTTGGTGACAAAGCAGCTGAACGTAGAGCCTATAGTAACCTAGGCAACGCTCTGATTTTCCTGGGACAGTTTAACACTGCCACGGAGTACTACAG GAAAACTCTGCAGCTGTCTCGTCAGTTGAAGGACCAGGTGATGGAGGCGCAGGCGTGTTACAGCCTGGGGAACACCTACACTTTGATGCAGCAGTACGAGAGAGCCATAGACTACCACCTCAAACACCTCCTCATAGCCCATGAGCTCACCGACAG GGTTGGTGAGGGCCGTGCCTGCTGGAGTCTGGGAAATGCCTATGTGTCTTTACGGAACCATCGGCAGGCCCTGCACTACGCCCGCAAATACCTCGACATTTCCAGAGAGGTAACTAGTGACCACTGCAGCTACACAACAAAGGAG ATTGGGGACAGGAATGGCGAGTTGACTGCCAGGATGAACGTGGAGCAGATGATGGAGGCTCTGGGGGTCAACGAGAGTGACCTTTCATCATGTGGGTCAGAGTTGGATGTGCAAG gaGCCAGACCAAAATTTACCAAGAGAAACAGCATGGACAGTGTCGAACTGTGGAAGTACTCGACAGATAAG ATTGGAGACAGCCAGGACGTGGACAGTATATCCCGGAGAACCAAGAGTCAGCAGTCTCAGCCAGGCAGAGGGAAGGGCTACCCCGATAGCCAGTCCTCAGATGACAGGCGATGGTTGGAATCCCCTGTGGACACCGATGACATAACTGTCCAAGTCCCGCCTCCA CTAGGTCGTGACCCCTCCGATGAGGACTGCTTCTTTGACCTTCTCAGCAAGTTCCAGAGCAGCCGCATGGACGACCAGCGCTGCCACCTAGACGACCCGAACGAAGAGAATGGAGAAAATGGCGAGAACGGAGGGGCCGTCTCTCTCAATGAAATGCTAG ACCCTACACTCATCACCTCACCCCAGACAGAGGAGCTATTTGACCTGATCGTCAGTTCCCAGAGCCGTCGCCTGGACGACCAGCGGGTCAGCGTCAGCAACTTACCCGGCCTCAGGATCACCCATAACAACCTGGGCCACCTGTGTGTCGATGCAGACCCCCAGGAGCCCAGCGATGACTTCTTCAACATGCTCATGAAGTGCCAG TCCTCCAGGATCGATGACCAACGGTGTTCCCCACCAGAAGGGGGGCCCCGGGCCCCCACGGTGCCTGACGAGGACTTCTTTAGTCTGATCCAGAGGGTACAGGCCAAGCGCATGGACGAGCAGCGGGTCCACCTCCCATCAGATGAACAGGACGGGCCCGACTCCGACCCAGAACCACCCTCTGGAGACTCCAGCTAG
- the LOC129818471 gene encoding G-protein-signaling modulator 1-like isoform X5 produces MAQSANGVDQDLASKRLHTRMEASCLELALEGERLCKAGDFKGGTAFFEAAVQVGTEDLKTLSAIYSQLGNAYFYLKEYGKALEYHRHDLTLARTIGDRIGEGKASGNLGNTLKVLGRFDEATVCCQRHLDISQEQGDKVGEARALYNIGNVFHAKGKQQLWGCTQDPGDLSPVVRDTLQRATSFYEMNLCLVKELGDRAAQGRAFGNLGNTHYLLGNFVEAIKFHRQRLSIAKEFGDKAAERRAYSNLGNALIFLGQFNTATEYYRKTLQLSRQLKDQVMEAQACYSLGNTYTLMQQYERAIDYHLKHLLIAHELTDRVGEGRACWSLGNAYVSLRNHRQALHYARKYLDISREIGDRNGELTARMNVEQMMEALGVNESDLSSCGSELDVQGARPKFTKRNSMDSVELWKYSTDKIGDSQDVDSISRRTKSQQSQPGRGKGYPDSQSSDDRRWLESPVDTDDITVQVPPPKLGRDPSDEDCFFDLLSKFQSSRMDDQRCHLDDPNEENGENGENGGAVSLNEMLDPTLITSPQTEELFDLIVSSQSRRLDDQRVSVSNLPGLRITHNNLGHLCVDADPQEPSDDFFNMLMKCQSSRIDDQRCSPPEGGPRAPTVPDEDFFSLIQRVQAKRMDEQRVHLPSDEQDGPDSDPEPPSGDSS; encoded by the exons gatgGAGGCCTCATGTCTGGAGTTGgccctggagggagagaggctgtgTAAGGCGGGGGATTTTAAAGGGGGGACAGCATTTTTCGAGGCGGCTGTGCAGGTGGGAACAGAAGACCTGAAGACCCTCAGTGCCATCTACAGCCAACTGGGCAATGCCTACTTTTACCTGAAGGAATACGGCAAGGCCCTGGAGTACCACAGACACGACCTCACTCTGGCCAG GACAATAGGGGACAGGATAGGGGAGGGGAAAGCCAGCGGTAACCTTGGAAACACACTGAAGGTTTTGGGGCGTTTCGACGAGGCAACGGTGTGCTGTCAGAGACACCTGGACATCTCTCAAGAGCAGGGGGACaag GTGGGAGAGGCCAGGGCTCTGTATAATATAGGGAATGTGTTCCATGCCAAAGGAAAGCAGCAGCTATGGGGCTGTACCCAGGACCCTGGGGACCTCTCACCAGTCGTCAGAGATACACTGCAAAGGGCTACTAGCTTCTATGA GATGAATCTATGTCTGGTCAAAGAGCTGGGCGACCGAGCTGCTCAGGGCAGGGCCTTCGGTAACCTAGGCAACACCCACTACTTGCTGGGAAATTTTGTGGAGGCCATCAAATTCCACAGACAG AGACTGTCCATCGCCAAGGAGTTTGGTGACAAAGCAGCTGAACGTAGAGCCTATAGTAACCTAGGCAACGCTCTGATTTTCCTGGGACAGTTTAACACTGCCACGGAGTACTACAG GAAAACTCTGCAGCTGTCTCGTCAGTTGAAGGACCAGGTGATGGAGGCGCAGGCGTGTTACAGCCTGGGGAACACCTACACTTTGATGCAGCAGTACGAGAGAGCCATAGACTACCACCTCAAACACCTCCTCATAGCCCATGAGCTCACCGACAG GGTTGGTGAGGGCCGTGCCTGCTGGAGTCTGGGAAATGCCTATGTGTCTTTACGGAACCATCGGCAGGCCCTGCACTACGCCCGCAAATACCTCGACATTTCCAGAGAG ATTGGGGACAGGAATGGCGAGTTGACTGCCAGGATGAACGTGGAGCAGATGATGGAGGCTCTGGGGGTCAACGAGAGTGACCTTTCATCATGTGGGTCAGAGTTGGATGTGCAAG gaGCCAGACCAAAATTTACCAAGAGAAACAGCATGGACAGTGTCGAACTGTGGAAGTACTCGACAGATAAG ATTGGAGACAGCCAGGACGTGGACAGTATATCCCGGAGAACCAAGAGTCAGCAGTCTCAGCCAGGCAGAGGGAAGGGCTACCCCGATAGCCAGTCCTCAGATGACAGGCGATGGTTGGAATCCCCTGTGGACACCGATGACATAACTGTCCAAGTCCCGCCTCCA AAGCTAGGTCGTGACCCCTCCGATGAGGACTGCTTCTTTGACCTTCTCAGCAAGTTCCAGAGCAGCCGCATGGACGACCAGCGCTGCCACCTAGACGACCCGAACGAAGAGAATGGAGAAAATGGCGAGAACGGAGGGGCCGTCTCTCTCAATGAAATGCTAG ACCCTACACTCATCACCTCACCCCAGACAGAGGAGCTATTTGACCTGATCGTCAGTTCCCAGAGCCGTCGCCTGGACGACCAGCGGGTCAGCGTCAGCAACTTACCCGGCCTCAGGATCACCCATAACAACCTGGGCCACCTGTGTGTCGATGCAGACCCCCAGGAGCCCAGCGATGACTTCTTCAACATGCTCATGAAGTGCCAG TCCTCCAGGATCGATGACCAACGGTGTTCCCCACCAGAAGGGGGGCCCCGGGCCCCCACGGTGCCTGACGAGGACTTCTTTAGTCTGATCCAGAGGGTACAGGCCAAGCGCATGGACGAGCAGCGGGTCCACCTCCCATCAGATGAACAGGACGGGCCCGACTCCGACCCAGAACCACCCTCTGGAGACTCCAGCTAG
- the LOC129818471 gene encoding G-protein-signaling modulator 1-like isoform X3 has product MSSNSCHLTGAQSAVCRLVHRGFRPRALLRPIRLELGVYVEKTRTKQKHRMEASCLELALEGERLCKAGDFKGGTAFFEAAVQVGTEDLKTLSAIYSQLGNAYFYLKEYGKALEYHRHDLTLARTIGDRIGEGKASGNLGNTLKVLGRFDEATVCCQRHLDISQEQGDKVGEARALYNIGNVFHAKGKQQLWGCTQDPGDLSPVVRDTLQRATSFYEMNLCLVKELGDRAAQGRAFGNLGNTHYLLGNFVEAIKFHRQRLSIAKEFGDKAAERRAYSNLGNALIFLGQFNTATEYYRKTLQLSRQLKDQVMEAQACYSLGNTYTLMQQYERAIDYHLKHLLIAHELTDRVGEGRACWSLGNAYVSLRNHRQALHYARKYLDISREIGDRNGELTARMNVEQMMEALGVNESDLSSCGSELDVQGARPKFTKRNSMDSVELWKYSTDKIGDSQDVDSISRRTKSQQSQPGRGKGYPDSQSSDDRRWLESPVDTDDITVQVPPPKLGRDPSDEDCFFDLLSKFQSSRMDDQRCHLDDPNEENGENGENGGAVSLNEMLDPTLITSPQTEELFDLIVSSQSRRLDDQRVSVSNLPGLRITHNNLGHLCVDADPQEPSDDFFNMLMKCQSSRIDDQRCSPPEGGPRAPTVPDEDFFSLIQRVQAKRMDEQRVHLPSDEQDGPDSDPEPPSGDSS; this is encoded by the exons gatgGAGGCCTCATGTCTGGAGTTGgccctggagggagagaggctgtgTAAGGCGGGGGATTTTAAAGGGGGGACAGCATTTTTCGAGGCGGCTGTGCAGGTGGGAACAGAAGACCTGAAGACCCTCAGTGCCATCTACAGCCAACTGGGCAATGCCTACTTTTACCTGAAGGAATACGGCAAGGCCCTGGAGTACCACAGACACGACCTCACTCTGGCCAG GACAATAGGGGACAGGATAGGGGAGGGGAAAGCCAGCGGTAACCTTGGAAACACACTGAAGGTTTTGGGGCGTTTCGACGAGGCAACGGTGTGCTGTCAGAGACACCTGGACATCTCTCAAGAGCAGGGGGACaag GTGGGAGAGGCCAGGGCTCTGTATAATATAGGGAATGTGTTCCATGCCAAAGGAAAGCAGCAGCTATGGGGCTGTACCCAGGACCCTGGGGACCTCTCACCAGTCGTCAGAGATACACTGCAAAGGGCTACTAGCTTCTATGA GATGAATCTATGTCTGGTCAAAGAGCTGGGCGACCGAGCTGCTCAGGGCAGGGCCTTCGGTAACCTAGGCAACACCCACTACTTGCTGGGAAATTTTGTGGAGGCCATCAAATTCCACAGACAG AGACTGTCCATCGCCAAGGAGTTTGGTGACAAAGCAGCTGAACGTAGAGCCTATAGTAACCTAGGCAACGCTCTGATTTTCCTGGGACAGTTTAACACTGCCACGGAGTACTACAG GAAAACTCTGCAGCTGTCTCGTCAGTTGAAGGACCAGGTGATGGAGGCGCAGGCGTGTTACAGCCTGGGGAACACCTACACTTTGATGCAGCAGTACGAGAGAGCCATAGACTACCACCTCAAACACCTCCTCATAGCCCATGAGCTCACCGACAG GGTTGGTGAGGGCCGTGCCTGCTGGAGTCTGGGAAATGCCTATGTGTCTTTACGGAACCATCGGCAGGCCCTGCACTACGCCCGCAAATACCTCGACATTTCCAGAGAG ATTGGGGACAGGAATGGCGAGTTGACTGCCAGGATGAACGTGGAGCAGATGATGGAGGCTCTGGGGGTCAACGAGAGTGACCTTTCATCATGTGGGTCAGAGTTGGATGTGCAAG gaGCCAGACCAAAATTTACCAAGAGAAACAGCATGGACAGTGTCGAACTGTGGAAGTACTCGACAGATAAG ATTGGAGACAGCCAGGACGTGGACAGTATATCCCGGAGAACCAAGAGTCAGCAGTCTCAGCCAGGCAGAGGGAAGGGCTACCCCGATAGCCAGTCCTCAGATGACAGGCGATGGTTGGAATCCCCTGTGGACACCGATGACATAACTGTCCAAGTCCCGCCTCCA AAGCTAGGTCGTGACCCCTCCGATGAGGACTGCTTCTTTGACCTTCTCAGCAAGTTCCAGAGCAGCCGCATGGACGACCAGCGCTGCCACCTAGACGACCCGAACGAAGAGAATGGAGAAAATGGCGAGAACGGAGGGGCCGTCTCTCTCAATGAAATGCTAG ACCCTACACTCATCACCTCACCCCAGACAGAGGAGCTATTTGACCTGATCGTCAGTTCCCAGAGCCGTCGCCTGGACGACCAGCGGGTCAGCGTCAGCAACTTACCCGGCCTCAGGATCACCCATAACAACCTGGGCCACCTGTGTGTCGATGCAGACCCCCAGGAGCCCAGCGATGACTTCTTCAACATGCTCATGAAGTGCCAG TCCTCCAGGATCGATGACCAACGGTGTTCCCCACCAGAAGGGGGGCCCCGGGCCCCCACGGTGCCTGACGAGGACTTCTTTAGTCTGATCCAGAGGGTACAGGCCAAGCGCATGGACGAGCAGCGGGTCCACCTCCCATCAGATGAACAGGACGGGCCCGACTCCGACCCAGAACCACCCTCTGGAGACTCCAGCTAG